The Sorangiineae bacterium MSr11367 genome window below encodes:
- the fabD gene encoding ACP S-malonyltransferase, with the protein MTSIYVFPGQGSQRVGMGAELFESFPTEVAAANAVLGYSVEELCSDASGRLDDTEYTQPALYVVNALKYLAKASSGPRPDWTAGHSLGEYNALFAAGAFDFVTGLRLVQKRGQLMGRVQGGGMGAVVGLSEHELRGELARGGFDAMDVANLNSPTQFVLSGPLADVERAAAHLSSECDAEVRMLRVSGAFHSRYMAPAQAEFLGFVKDFAFQPLRIPVLSNAYAQPYEDGAIGETLAAQICSPVRWTEIASRFLAMDAPQIEEVGTGKTLSALFRQLRAHRMQLDTNSQEATCLS; encoded by the coding sequence ATGACGAGCATTTACGTATTTCCTGGTCAGGGATCTCAACGCGTCGGAATGGGGGCGGAGCTCTTCGAGAGCTTTCCCACCGAGGTTGCCGCCGCCAACGCGGTCCTCGGATACAGCGTCGAGGAGCTTTGCTCGGATGCGAGCGGGCGTCTCGACGACACGGAATACACCCAGCCCGCGCTCTACGTCGTCAATGCGCTGAAATACCTCGCCAAAGCGTCGAGCGGCCCGCGGCCCGATTGGACCGCTGGCCATAGCCTCGGCGAGTACAATGCCCTCTTTGCAGCGGGCGCATTCGACTTCGTCACCGGGCTCCGTCTCGTGCAGAAACGCGGACAACTGATGGGGCGCGTTCAAGGCGGCGGAATGGGCGCGGTCGTCGGCCTCTCCGAACACGAGCTGCGGGGCGAGTTGGCCCGGGGCGGCTTCGACGCGATGGACGTGGCCAATCTCAATTCGCCCACGCAGTTCGTCCTCTCCGGCCCGCTCGCGGACGTCGAGCGGGCGGCCGCGCATCTCTCGTCGGAGTGCGATGCCGAGGTGCGAATGCTGCGCGTGAGCGGCGCCTTCCATTCCCGCTACATGGCGCCTGCGCAGGCCGAGTTTCTCGGCTTCGTGAAGGACTTCGCGTTCCAGCCGCTCCGCATCCCCGTCCTGTCCAACGCCTACGCCCAACCCTACGAAGACGGAGCGATCGGCGAGACGCTCGCGGCACAAATCTGTTCTCCGGTTCGGTGGACGGAAATCGCGTCTCGATTCCTCGCGATGGACGCGCCCCAGATCGAAGAGGTGGGGACGGGCAAGACGCTCAGCGCACTGTTTCGACAGCTGAGAGCACATCGCATGCAACTCGACACGAACTCCCAGGAGGCAACGTGCCTTTCCTGA
- a CDS encoding alpha/beta hydrolase — translation MPFLTVNQARLHYEVDGSGPPLLLVMGLGGNSQVWAPIRRQLASRYRLVMYDMQGTGQSEVSPLPTTRETLLDEVDALLTHLDLPRVLAVGYSFGTSVLLNYATRRPERVQAISLVSGVYNVTPFVRCFFDVQTELADGLTRSQYLKQVLLWLFSDTFLNENPEFFERIVFMLGRSPHASQPFRGWRQFVSSFESDYRATIAALSLPMQIVHGAADKISPIGPVREAAAVRAGCRLDVVPQGGHMLTWDSPEATTAALLEFLEGQREFV, via the coding sequence GTGCCTTTCCTGACCGTCAACCAAGCCCGCCTCCATTATGAAGTCGACGGCTCCGGCCCGCCCCTTCTCCTCGTCATGGGGCTCGGCGGAAATTCCCAGGTCTGGGCGCCGATCCGCCGTCAGCTCGCCAGCCGGTACCGCCTGGTCATGTACGACATGCAGGGCACGGGGCAATCGGAGGTATCTCCGTTGCCGACGACGCGCGAGACCTTGCTCGACGAGGTCGACGCCCTGCTCACGCACCTCGACCTGCCGCGCGTCCTCGCCGTCGGATACTCATTTGGCACGTCGGTTCTTCTGAACTACGCCACGCGCAGGCCCGAGCGGGTCCAGGCGATCTCCTTGGTCAGCGGTGTGTACAACGTCACGCCGTTCGTTCGCTGCTTCTTCGACGTGCAAACGGAGCTGGCGGACGGGCTCACCCGAAGCCAATACCTCAAGCAAGTCTTGCTCTGGCTCTTCTCCGATACGTTCTTGAACGAGAATCCGGAGTTCTTCGAGCGGATCGTCTTCATGCTAGGACGCAGCCCGCATGCTTCCCAGCCGTTTCGCGGGTGGCGTCAGTTCGTGAGCTCGTTCGAGTCCGACTACCGCGCCACGATCGCGGCGCTCTCGCTTCCCATGCAAATCGTCCACGGCGCGGCCGACAAGATTTCTCCCATCGGTCCGGTGCGCGAAGCCGCCGCGGTACGGGCGGGCTGCCGCCTCGACGTCGTTCCCCAGGGGGGACATATGCTGACTTGGGATAGTCCCGAGGCAACCACCGCCGCGCTTCTCGAGTTCCTCGAGGGCCAGCGTGAATTTGTCTGA
- a CDS encoding acyl carrier protein yields the protein MATKEEVIGKITAMIAGTLGIPPEELGAQDSLVDKYGIESLDLLDISFRINKEFGVKLYRGDVLRKASEALGEIPMLEDGKFTAAAVDFLKARMSEHQDNPLVVVGAPRSVLIRLYCVDSWVRQVTELQQANQPSGETFLEEWLASYGQQRVKVA from the coding sequence ATGGCGACGAAAGAGGAAGTGATCGGAAAAATTACGGCCATGATCGCCGGCACCCTCGGCATTCCGCCGGAGGAACTCGGAGCGCAGGACTCTCTTGTCGACAAATACGGTATCGAGTCGCTCGATCTCCTGGATATCTCGTTTCGCATCAACAAGGAATTCGGCGTCAAGCTCTATCGGGGTGATGTTCTTCGCAAGGCCTCCGAGGCCTTGGGCGAGATTCCGATGCTCGAGGATGGGAAATTCACCGCCGCCGCCGTCGATTTCTTGAAGGCGCGCATGTCCGAGCACCAGGACAATCCCCTCGTCGTCGTGGGCGCCCCGCGATCCGTGCTCATTCGATTGTATTGCGTCGATTCGTGGGTACGCCAGGTCACGGAGCTTCAGCAGGCCAATCAACCTTCGGGGGAGACGTTCCTCGAAGAGTGGCTCGCCAGCTACGGGCAGCAGCGCGTGAAGGTCGCGTGA
- a CDS encoding SDR family oxidoreductase has product MNLLEGRAAIVTGSGSGIGRAIADTFLRYGAKVVLNDVHQAVAERARSQMSHPEHCIVVAGDITEPAVVDSIVGRCRDQFGQLDILVNNAGISPGGLVKTHSMDEWQRAFDVNVEAPFFLAQAALPLLMTSRAGRIINIASEIAFHGMMYQAAYAASKAAVNALTKCLTRAVSRYGITANSICPGVIPETNLVKGFTEDRPEYAGILKFYQDTCPLQRSGLAVDIANVAVMVASDLGSYLNGQLVTVNGGTF; this is encoded by the coding sequence ATGAATCTGCTCGAGGGACGCGCGGCCATCGTCACCGGCTCCGGTTCGGGAATTGGTCGGGCGATTGCCGATACGTTTCTCCGGTACGGCGCGAAGGTCGTCCTCAACGACGTCCATCAGGCCGTGGCCGAGCGGGCGCGATCGCAGATGTCCCATCCCGAGCACTGCATCGTGGTGGCGGGCGACATCACCGAGCCGGCGGTGGTCGACTCCATCGTTGGCCGGTGCAGGGACCAATTCGGCCAGCTCGACATCCTGGTGAACAACGCGGGGATTTCGCCCGGTGGACTGGTCAAGACGCACTCGATGGATGAATGGCAGCGCGCGTTCGACGTCAACGTCGAGGCGCCCTTCTTCTTGGCGCAAGCGGCGCTGCCCCTCCTCATGACGTCGCGCGCGGGCCGGATCATCAACATTGCGAGCGAGATTGCCTTTCACGGCATGATGTACCAAGCGGCGTACGCCGCCTCGAAGGCGGCGGTCAACGCCCTCACCAAATGCCTCACCCGGGCCGTGAGCCGCTACGGCATCACAGCCAATTCGATTTGCCCGGGGGTCATCCCGGAGACGAACTTGGTGAAAGGATTCACCGAAGATCGTCCAGAGTACGCCGGTATCCTGAAATTCTACCAGGACACGTGTCCGCTCCAGCGCTCGGGGCTGGCGGTGGACATCGCCAACGTTGCAGTCATGGTCGCAAGCGACTTGGGCTCGTATCTAAATGGTCAGCTCGTCACCGTCAATGGCGGGACATTCTAG
- a CDS encoding redoxin domain-containing protein encodes MDDMMEQNGQLPVHETEVAIIGAGILGLTNALAYAKRGIKVTLIDDIVNQKRSFKVGESLLIFSNPFLRAIGGLDDFIHGSFPKDGVWFNYGMEGKESFDDVTEWAFQSKIPQRWQDAVIDKKLFRAMFYDAQIVRPEAEDLMREQVRANPNIRFLDSVKVKNFTIADDDGSQHVLDWECGTTKNLGTVKARWLLDCSGRVRLLAKTLNHAMEERVMDDGFQTTAVWAQLDGIEDELFGEPWVFEFQDGKKAVRDRNTAHLWGDGYWIWVIRLTDKRISIGATFDQRKPPPGKTAKDQFWNLINRYPLLTRALKEENVLEFRYYKNVQYMTDTFVSHRRYGMVGDAGSIIDAYYSQGVSLSLVTSWHIQNIVQQDLRESSLDRTYIDRVNEATRQDWFMMRSMVKEKYTEAIKDPRFFILSHLLDLTVFSCIIVQRWKLVRWLVETDCNTDNENDYHRRSRERLKKTLFYSRTPPWGLLGPERVQKLQRRFQEGLGARARWRLENGVELAGIKSIVRVNAGMPNLFKTIFGKAKEMIDASPDEVIEPEFMRITGKEEAPLPMRLGGPTMLMLFLSMYGYDWAETEVRKAVHKLRGGKAMKSMEPQPMMPRTAPSASALHYGDRMPDVMLQADDGKNVRLSDYWSEKPTAFVFIRHFGCPHCRVELVRLNRARAQIEQAGGRVVAISMGDVAKAAEFKKALKLDFPVLADPSEKAYEACNILLQPNTLKDNLGSFRTDAPLFAAMMAKGEYGKFVFGGNDLRLGGTVIADREGRVGYVYRATQSSGAAPFDDLLKTFGQLGRGGRPMVNGMNAAADPVTLMDQTAPAVG; translated from the coding sequence ATGGACGACATGATGGAACAGAATGGGCAATTGCCCGTGCACGAGACGGAAGTTGCCATTATTGGAGCGGGCATTCTCGGCCTCACCAATGCGCTCGCGTACGCCAAACGCGGGATCAAGGTCACGCTGATCGATGACATCGTCAATCAAAAGCGCAGCTTCAAGGTCGGCGAATCGCTTCTCATTTTCAGCAATCCGTTCCTCCGCGCCATCGGCGGGCTCGACGACTTCATCCACGGTTCGTTTCCCAAGGATGGCGTCTGGTTCAACTATGGAATGGAAGGCAAAGAGAGCTTCGACGACGTCACCGAGTGGGCGTTTCAGTCGAAGATCCCGCAGCGCTGGCAAGATGCGGTCATCGACAAGAAACTGTTTCGGGCGATGTTCTACGACGCCCAGATCGTACGGCCCGAGGCCGAAGATCTCATGCGCGAGCAGGTTCGCGCGAATCCCAACATTCGATTCCTCGACAGCGTCAAGGTCAAGAATTTCACGATTGCGGACGACGACGGCTCCCAGCACGTACTCGATTGGGAGTGCGGCACCACCAAGAATCTGGGGACGGTGAAGGCTCGTTGGCTCCTCGACTGCTCGGGCCGCGTCCGTCTGTTGGCCAAGACGTTGAACCACGCCATGGAAGAGCGGGTCATGGACGACGGCTTCCAGACGACGGCCGTCTGGGCGCAGCTCGATGGCATCGAGGACGAACTGTTCGGCGAACCGTGGGTCTTCGAGTTTCAAGATGGAAAGAAGGCCGTTCGCGATCGGAATACCGCGCATCTCTGGGGCGACGGTTACTGGATCTGGGTCATCCGCCTCACCGACAAGCGGATCAGCATCGGCGCCACGTTCGACCAGCGCAAACCACCGCCGGGAAAGACGGCAAAGGATCAGTTCTGGAATCTGATCAACCGGTATCCGCTGCTCACCCGCGCGCTCAAAGAGGAGAACGTTCTCGAATTTCGCTATTACAAGAACGTCCAATACATGACCGATACGTTCGTCAGCCATCGCCGCTACGGCATGGTCGGTGACGCGGGATCGATCATCGACGCCTATTACAGCCAGGGCGTCTCCCTCAGCTTGGTGACCTCGTGGCATATCCAGAACATCGTCCAGCAGGATCTCCGCGAGAGTTCGCTCGATCGTACGTACATCGACCGGGTCAACGAGGCGACGCGTCAGGACTGGTTCATGATGCGGAGCATGGTGAAGGAGAAATACACGGAGGCCATCAAGGATCCGCGGTTTTTCATTCTTTCCCACTTGCTCGACCTCACCGTCTTTTCCTGCATCATCGTGCAGCGATGGAAGCTCGTGCGGTGGCTGGTGGAGACCGATTGCAACACCGACAACGAGAATGATTACCACCGGCGATCGCGCGAGCGCTTGAAGAAGACCCTCTTCTATTCGCGGACGCCGCCATGGGGGCTTCTCGGGCCGGAGCGGGTGCAGAAGCTTCAACGGCGCTTCCAGGAAGGCCTCGGTGCGCGCGCGCGCTGGCGTCTCGAGAATGGGGTGGAGCTCGCGGGGATCAAGTCCATCGTTCGCGTGAACGCGGGAATGCCCAACCTGTTCAAGACCATCTTCGGCAAGGCGAAGGAGATGATCGACGCCTCCCCCGACGAGGTGATCGAGCCGGAGTTCATGCGGATCACCGGCAAAGAAGAGGCGCCGCTGCCCATGCGCCTGGGCGGGCCGACGATGCTGATGCTCTTCCTCTCGATGTACGGCTACGACTGGGCGGAGACCGAGGTGCGCAAGGCCGTGCACAAGCTCCGCGGTGGCAAGGCGATGAAGTCGATGGAACCGCAGCCCATGATGCCCCGCACGGCGCCGAGCGCCAGCGCGCTTCACTATGGCGATCGCATGCCGGACGTCATGCTCCAGGCCGATGACGGCAAGAATGTGCGGCTCTCCGACTATTGGAGCGAGAAGCCGACGGCATTCGTGTTCATTCGGCACTTCGGCTGCCCGCATTGCCGCGTCGAATTGGTTCGGCTCAATCGCGCGCGGGCTCAGATCGAGCAAGCCGGCGGGCGGGTCGTGGCCATCTCCATGGGCGACGTCGCCAAGGCCGCCGAATTCAAGAAGGCGCTCAAGCTCGATTTCCCGGTGTTGGCCGATCCCTCGGAAAAGGCCTACGAGGCGTGCAACATCCTTCTTCAGCCCAATACGCTGAAGGACAACCTCGGCTCCTTCCGCACCGACGCGCCGCTCTTTGCGGCGATGATGGCGAAAGGGGAATATGGCAAGTTCGTCTTCGGCGGCAACGATCTCCGGCTGGGCGGCACGGTCATCGCGGATCGCGAGGGACGGGTGGGGTACGTCTACCGCGCCACGCAATCCTCGGGTGCGGCACCGTTCGACGACTTGCTGAAGACCTTCGGCCAGCTCGGTCGCGGGGGGCGCCCCATGGTGAATGGGATGAATGCGGCGGCCGATCCCGTCACGCTCATGGACCAGACCGCACCCGCGGTCGGTTGA
- a CDS encoding beta-ketoacyl-[acyl-carrier-protein] synthase family protein, which produces MKARRVVVTGLGCVSPLGASATELWENMQLGRSGVRKCAEYRDFPASVFAPVTIPSSALLGPNLDARAGHALTRPMQMLFSAVREALEHADLLRFVESRRIGLIAGTTANHPVEMESEEIVRYHEHWKDDAIDWAGYAKKCAYPKSNMFRHLTDLLTCFPASYFGLRGINDSLHNACASGTQAVGSAFRLIKHGHADVILAGGSDAMVSWAGVTALGKLGVLSPHPDPEEACRPFDERRNGLVLGEGAAVLAVESLESAAQRGAPILAEILGFGSTGNAYRITDSPVAGVSASVAIRQSLEEAQLDPDRIDAISSHGTSTPQNDLAEANAIKLVLGASATQVPTMAPKALLGHSLSAAGAVELVAAVRVLQTGFLPGAPSYRRPDPECNLSIVGPGSARASVTHLLKNSFGFGGQNAALILKKWPASEPASAGGGFQ; this is translated from the coding sequence ATGAAGGCTCGCAGGGTCGTCGTCACCGGACTCGGATGCGTGTCGCCGCTTGGAGCATCGGCGACCGAGCTCTGGGAAAACATGCAACTTGGGCGATCGGGCGTCCGGAAGTGCGCCGAGTACCGTGACTTCCCCGCGTCGGTCTTCGCGCCGGTGACGATCCCCTCGTCCGCCTTGCTCGGGCCGAATCTCGATGCCCGCGCCGGCCACGCGCTCACGCGCCCGATGCAGATGCTGTTCTCGGCAGTGCGCGAGGCGCTCGAGCACGCGGATCTCCTCCGCTTCGTCGAATCACGCCGCATTGGTCTGATCGCGGGGACGACGGCCAATCATCCGGTGGAAATGGAATCGGAGGAGATCGTTCGTTATCACGAACATTGGAAAGACGATGCGATCGATTGGGCGGGATACGCGAAGAAATGCGCGTATCCAAAGAGCAATATGTTTCGGCATCTGACCGATCTGCTGACATGTTTTCCTGCGTCGTATTTCGGTTTGCGCGGAATCAATGACAGCCTTCACAATGCGTGTGCGTCGGGGACCCAGGCCGTCGGGTCGGCGTTTCGGCTGATCAAACATGGGCATGCCGACGTGATCCTCGCCGGCGGCTCCGACGCCATGGTGAGCTGGGCCGGTGTGACCGCGCTCGGCAAACTTGGGGTGCTCTCGCCGCACCCGGACCCCGAGGAGGCGTGCCGCCCCTTCGACGAGCGCCGAAATGGCTTGGTGCTCGGAGAGGGCGCGGCCGTTCTCGCGGTCGAGAGCCTGGAAAGCGCCGCCCAGCGCGGGGCGCCGATCCTGGCGGAGATCCTCGGGTTCGGCTCGACGGGGAACGCTTACCGCATCACCGACAGCCCCGTCGCCGGCGTTTCGGCGTCGGTGGCGATTCGGCAATCGCTCGAGGAGGCGCAGCTCGATCCGGATCGCATCGACGCTATCAGCTCGCACGGAACGTCGACGCCGCAGAACGATCTCGCCGAGGCCAACGCGATCAAGTTGGTCCTGGGCGCGTCGGCCACCCAGGTCCCGACGATGGCGCCGAAGGCCTTGCTCGGGCATTCACTTTCGGCGGCGGGTGCGGTCGAGTTGGTGGCCGCCGTGCGGGTTCTTCAAACCGGGTTTTTGCCGGGGGCGCCGTCGTACCGAAGGCCCGATCCGGAGTGCAATCTGTCCATCGTGGGGCCCGGATCGGCTCGAGCTTCCGTCACCCATCTGCTCAAAAATTCGTTTGGCTTCGGCGGTCAGAATGCCGCCCTGATCCTCAAAAAATGGCCGGCTTCCGAGCCGGCATCCGCGGGAGGCGGTTTCCAATGA
- a CDS encoding SDR family oxidoreductase produces MTRRALCVGGSPELHAHLEPAYAAVDVTLRAILDPAAALDEIRASDHGIDILVWAVAEPSDARFGTIPRAEYRAYFDRTVHSALRTIQGVLVGMERRRFGRILALTNLNARLGDEDVLASMASGATQILIKSVAREGARRGITANALVLGMVSDWEAATSKIVHPFYEFLFPFREPFGVADVARAVAELTTSASGKINGQVIHFDGGTL; encoded by the coding sequence ATGACTCGGAGGGCCCTTTGTGTCGGAGGCTCCCCAGAGCTGCACGCACATCTCGAACCCGCGTACGCGGCGGTCGATGTCACGCTTCGCGCCATCCTCGATCCGGCCGCGGCGCTGGACGAGATTCGGGCGTCGGACCATGGGATCGACATTCTCGTGTGGGCCGTGGCCGAACCGAGCGACGCTCGCTTCGGAACGATCCCGCGCGCCGAATACCGCGCCTATTTCGACCGAACCGTGCACAGCGCGCTGCGGACGATTCAGGGCGTGTTGGTGGGGATGGAGCGGCGCCGCTTCGGCAGAATCCTTGCGCTCACGAACCTCAATGCGCGCCTCGGCGACGAGGACGTGCTCGCGTCGATGGCGAGTGGGGCGACCCAAATCCTGATCAAGTCGGTGGCGCGCGAGGGCGCTCGCCGGGGGATCACGGCGAACGCGCTCGTGCTCGGAATGGTCTCGGATTGGGAGGCCGCAACGTCGAAAATCGTCCACCCGTTCTACGAGTTCCTCTTTCCGTTTCGCGAGCCCTTCGGCGTCGCGGACGTGGCGCGGGCCGTGGCCGAGCTCACCACGAGCGCTTCGGGCAAGATCAACGGGCAGGTCATCCACTTCGACGGGGGCACCCTGTGA
- a CDS encoding beta-ketoacyl-[acyl-carrier-protein] synthase family protein: protein MTHRRVVVTGCGAVSPLGLSADAHWEGLVHGRSGIDFIRSFDARDFPVKVAGEVKDFTVPASLPRTLAMAFTAAEEAAAQAGLHSLRPDARCGVYCGGTMEWPDLDDELVPLHRGDETKPRAPSLLTQRRMRLGGMATLVARRIGIASRMRGAQVIDGACASGGMAIGEAFHRIRAGVLDVAVSLGACSWTNLVGLSLYYKLAALSSEASAAASRPFDAKRSGFVMAEGAGAVILEPLEQAQARGAIPLAEVTGYGVTGSAFRITDMPDEGIPQHRAMDVALRDARRSGADVDYINAHGTATQQNDVVETQAIRRLLGARARDVPISSNKSMTGHSITAAGALEAIATIYTIREGIIPPTINLHNPDPQCDLDYVPNTSRRRETRVALSNAFGFGGHNCALVLEAYTG, encoded by the coding sequence GTGACCCATCGTCGGGTCGTCGTCACCGGATGTGGCGCCGTGAGCCCGCTCGGGCTCTCCGCCGACGCGCATTGGGAAGGTCTCGTCCACGGCCGCTCCGGGATCGATTTCATTCGCTCCTTCGACGCCCGCGATTTTCCCGTCAAGGTGGCCGGCGAGGTGAAGGACTTCACGGTGCCGGCGTCGCTGCCGCGGACGTTGGCCATGGCCTTCACGGCGGCGGAAGAAGCGGCGGCGCAAGCCGGCCTCCATAGCCTTCGGCCCGACGCGCGCTGCGGGGTGTATTGCGGCGGCACGATGGAGTGGCCCGATCTCGACGACGAGCTCGTGCCCCTCCATCGAGGCGACGAGACCAAGCCGCGCGCCCCGAGCCTCCTCACCCAGCGCCGCATGCGGCTCGGCGGAATGGCCACGTTGGTGGCGCGCCGCATCGGCATCGCCAGCCGGATGCGCGGGGCGCAGGTCATCGACGGTGCGTGCGCGTCGGGCGGCATGGCGATCGGCGAAGCGTTCCATCGCATCCGCGCGGGGGTGCTCGACGTGGCCGTGAGCCTCGGCGCATGCAGCTGGACGAACTTGGTGGGCCTGTCGCTGTATTACAAACTTGCGGCGCTCTCCTCCGAGGCGAGTGCCGCCGCCAGCCGGCCCTTCGACGCGAAGCGATCGGGCTTCGTCATGGCAGAGGGGGCCGGGGCCGTCATCCTCGAGCCGCTCGAGCAGGCGCAGGCGCGCGGAGCGATTCCCCTCGCCGAGGTGACCGGCTACGGGGTCACCGGCTCGGCCTTTCGGATCACCGACATGCCCGACGAGGGCATCCCGCAGCACCGCGCCATGGACGTGGCCTTGCGCGATGCGCGGCGCTCCGGCGCGGACGTCGATTACATCAATGCCCACGGGACGGCCACCCAGCAAAACGACGTGGTGGAGACGCAGGCGATCCGCCGTTTGCTGGGCGCGCGCGCCCGTGACGTTCCCATCTCGTCGAACAAGTCGATGACCGGCCACTCGATCACCGCCGCGGGCGCGCTCGAGGCGATTGCCACGATTTACACGATCCGGGAGGGAATCATCCCGCCCACGATCAACCTTCACAACCCCGATCCCCAGTGCGATCTCGACTACGTCCCGAACACGAGTCGGCGGCGAGAAACACGGGTCGCGCTCAGCAACGCGTTTGGATTCGGGGGACACAACTGCGCACTCGTTCTCGAGGCGTACACCGGATGA
- a CDS encoding acyl carrier protein, producing MTQLADLSQTIRESIKLYLGVELASDDQHFFAEAGVDSLAFLNVVSAIERKYAIKFSNEALPDYDTCARLARAASDLLERKGP from the coding sequence ATGACTCAGTTGGCTGACCTATCCCAGACCATTCGCGAGTCGATCAAGCTGTACCTCGGTGTCGAGCTCGCGAGCGACGATCAGCATTTCTTCGCCGAAGCGGGGGTCGACTCCCTCGCGTTCCTCAATGTCGTCTCGGCGATCGAGCGCAAGTACGCCATCAAGTTCTCCAACGAGGCGCTCCCCGACTACGACACGTGCGCGCGCCTGGCCCGCGCCGCCTCGGACCTGCTGGAGCGAAAGGGACCATGA
- a CDS encoding SDR family oxidoreductase, whose amino-acid sequence MTSAAPRPVALVTGGSSGIGRACAIRLGESHEVWLTYHHGQAAAEAVVETILRRGGQARALKLDTGSAESIHAAHAEFVGAQQGRNMPRLDALIANAGTFGDGYRFFIDMEEKEWDAVWAVNAIGVIRVFKAFRELLLPGGTVVNVSTISAPLGAIGYKSHGHYGASKAAADAFFEAIGALYAAQGLRCINLVPGLIDTRMLHDHFAHELDAYRGAIPMQRFGEPEEIARLIARLVSADPKLPIGRIAADGGWLQKGWQRIQAPH is encoded by the coding sequence ATGACATCGGCCGCCCCGCGTCCCGTGGCCCTGGTGACCGGGGGCAGCTCGGGCATCGGCCGCGCCTGCGCGATCCGGCTCGGCGAGAGCCACGAGGTGTGGCTGACCTATCATCACGGCCAGGCGGCCGCCGAGGCGGTCGTCGAGACGATCCTCCGCCGCGGTGGCCAGGCGCGTGCCCTGAAGCTCGACACGGGCAGCGCCGAATCGATCCACGCCGCGCACGCGGAATTCGTCGGCGCGCAGCAAGGACGAAATATGCCGCGCCTCGATGCCCTCATCGCCAACGCCGGCACCTTCGGCGATGGGTACCGCTTCTTCATCGATATGGAGGAGAAGGAGTGGGACGCGGTTTGGGCGGTCAATGCGATCGGCGTCATCCGCGTGTTCAAGGCCTTTCGTGAGCTACTCCTCCCCGGCGGCACCGTCGTCAACGTGAGCACGATCTCCGCTCCGCTCGGGGCCATCGGTTACAAGTCGCATGGCCACTACGGCGCGAGCAAGGCGGCGGCCGACGCCTTTTTCGAGGCCATCGGCGCCCTTTACGCGGCGCAGGGCCTGCGGTGCATCAACCTGGTGCCCGGCCTCATCGACACGCGCATGCTTCACGACCACTTCGCCCACGAGCTCGACGCCTACCGCGGTGCGATCCCCATGCAGCGTTTCGGCGAGCCCGAGGAGATCGCACGCCTCATCGCGCGCCTCGTATCCGCCGACCCGAAGTTGCCCATCGGCCGCATCGCCGCCGACGGCGGTTGGCTGCAAAAGGGTTGGCAACGCATTCAAGCGCCGCACTGA
- the fabG gene encoding 3-oxoacyl-ACP reductase FabG: MEKTMKDRVALVTGGSRGIGRACCLELARRGATVVVNYSTQRAQADAVVAEIEKLGGRGIAHQGDVATVKEMSDLATKIEKELDGLDYLVNNAGVIRDQLLLELEEEDWDEVLRVNLKGIYACTRAMLPIMMGRSSGAASIVNLSSIASSVGSKGHVNYAASKGGVDAFTKALAIELAPKRIRVNAVAPGYIETEMAREVMKDIDPRQRIPLRRFGATSEIANVVAFLLSDAASYVTGEIVRVTGGIQ, translated from the coding sequence ATGGAGAAGACAATGAAGGATCGCGTGGCGCTCGTGACCGGCGGCTCGCGCGGGATTGGCCGTGCATGCTGCCTCGAGCTGGCGCGACGCGGCGCAACGGTGGTGGTCAACTACAGCACGCAGCGCGCCCAGGCCGACGCGGTCGTGGCCGAGATCGAGAAGCTCGGCGGACGCGGGATCGCGCACCAAGGCGATGTGGCGACGGTCAAGGAGATGAGCGACCTCGCCACGAAAATAGAGAAGGAGCTCGACGGCCTCGATTACCTGGTCAACAACGCGGGGGTCATCCGCGACCAACTCCTGCTCGAGCTCGAGGAGGAAGATTGGGACGAGGTTCTCCGCGTCAACTTGAAGGGCATCTACGCGTGCACCCGCGCCATGCTCCCCATCATGATGGGGCGTTCGTCCGGCGCGGCGTCGATCGTCAACCTTTCCTCGATCGCGAGCTCGGTCGGAAGCAAAGGGCACGTCAACTACGCGGCGTCGAAGGGCGGGGTCGATGCCTTCACCAAAGCGCTCGCAATCGAGCTCGCGCCGAAGAGGATCCGCGTCAATGCCGTGGCCCCGGGGTACATCGAGACCGAGATGGCCCGTGAGGTCATGAAGGACATCGACCCCCGCCAGAGGATCCCGCTGCGGCGGTTCGGGGCCACGTCGGAGATTGCCAACGTGGTCGCGTTTCTCCTGTCCGATGCGGCGTCCTACGTCACGGGGGAGATCGTGCGGGTCACCGGGGGCATTCAATGA